Proteins from a genomic interval of Actinomycetes bacterium:
- a CDS encoding ATPase, T2SS/T4P/T4SS family: MAAAVSAARRGRHLMVVDLPRRPDPAAEVALATARTTYLLVPAEARWPGCPASCSTTWGCSVGVVGAALPDRSAPAAVPPELVDRVRSRLAAAVAAGAAPAGPPSAAAVAVALRAEGRVLGDAELLAVVDRLQNEIVGLGSLAPLVADPAVTDVLVNAADEVWVDRGRGLKRVRVRFPDEAAARRFAQRLAAAGGRRLDDAAPYADVRLQAVRSPVAPQGTCVSSRVPRRSAFTLDELVAAGSLSADSARLLDALMTSKAAFLGPRWPGWPNRWPPPGPR, translated from the coding sequence ATGGCCGCGGCGGTCAGCGCGGCCCGGCGCGGCCGCCACCTCATGGTGGTCGACCTGCCCCGCCGGCCGGACCCCGCGGCCGAGGTCGCCCTCGCCACGGCCCGGACCACCTACCTGCTCGTGCCGGCCGAGGCCCGCTGGCCCGGCTGTCCGGCCAGCTGCTCGACGACTTGGGGCTGCTCGGTGGGCGTCGTCGGCGCCGCGCTGCCTGACCGCTCGGCCCCGGCCGCCGTGCCTCCGGAGCTGGTCGACCGGGTGCGCAGCCGACTGGCTGCCGCGGTCGCGGCCGGTGCGGCGCCCGCCGGGCCGCCGAGCGCGGCCGCCGTGGCCGTGGCGCTGCGGGCCGAGGGTCGGGTCCTGGGCGACGCCGAGCTGCTGGCCGTGGTGGACCGGCTGCAGAACGAGATCGTCGGGCTCGGGTCGCTGGCGCCGCTGGTCGCCGACCCGGCCGTGACCGACGTGCTGGTCAACGCGGCGGACGAGGTGTGGGTCGACCGGGGGCGCGGGCTGAAGCGGGTCCGGGTGCGGTTCCCGGACGAGGCCGCCGCGCGTCGCTTCGCGCAGCGGCTGGCCGCCGCCGGGGGACGTCGGCTCGACGACGCCGCGCCGTACGCCGACGTCCGGCTGCAAGCGGTGCGGTCCCCGGTCGCGCCGCAGGGGACGTGCGTCTCGTCGCGGGTGCCGCGCCGGTCGGCGTTCACCCTCGACGAGCTGGTCGCGGCCGGCAGCCTCTCGGCCGACAGCGCCCGGCTGCTCGATGCGCTGATGACCAGCAAGGCCGCGTTCCTGGGGCCGAGGTGGCCCGGCTGGCCCAATCGGTGGCCCCCACCGGGGCCCAGGTGA
- a CDS encoding histidine kinase, protein MSSEVAGALVGIAAAGLALLLWRLRSGDRSLGSAADRTTYATLHTASQASPHLRGGLTADGARRAVRPLRNLLAAPALALVSTDAVLAWDGIGEEYRAHALTDARTTLETGRTVPLGPDRPGAALHESLQHAVVAPLVLDEVVVGALVAYAPVDSAGLLRAVDEVARFASTQLELGELDRSRERTMEAEVRALRAQISPHFVYNALSAIASFVRTDPERARELLLEFADYTRYSFRKHGDFTTLSAELESIDRYLALERARFGDRLSVTVRVAPEVLSVALPFLCLQPLVENAVQHGLAPKPGPGNVQVVAEDAGPECLITVEDDGIGMDPAELQRVLTRETTNDSIGLANVDERLRSVYGDAYGLLIETAPEAGTKVSLRIPKFRSGVHAT, encoded by the coding sequence GTGTCGTCCGAGGTCGCCGGTGCCCTGGTGGGGATCGCCGCGGCCGGACTGGCGCTGCTGCTGTGGCGGCTGCGCTCCGGCGACCGCTCGCTGGGCTCGGCCGCCGATCGGACGACGTACGCCACCCTGCACACGGCGTCCCAGGCCTCGCCGCACCTGCGTGGGGGGCTGACGGCGGACGGCGCCCGCCGGGCCGTGCGGCCGCTGCGCAACCTGCTCGCCGCCCCGGCGCTGGCCCTGGTGTCCACCGACGCCGTCCTGGCCTGGGACGGCATCGGCGAGGAGTACCGAGCCCACGCCCTCACCGACGCCCGCACCACGCTGGAGACCGGTCGCACCGTGCCGCTCGGGCCGGACCGGCCGGGGGCAGCGCTGCACGAGTCACTGCAGCACGCCGTGGTGGCACCGCTGGTCCTCGACGAGGTGGTGGTGGGCGCGCTCGTGGCCTACGCGCCGGTCGACTCGGCCGGCCTTCTGCGGGCGGTCGACGAGGTTGCGCGGTTCGCCTCGACCCAGCTCGAGCTGGGCGAGCTGGACCGCTCGCGCGAGCGCACCATGGAGGCGGAGGTGCGGGCGCTGCGCGCGCAGATCAGCCCGCACTTCGTCTACAACGCGCTGTCCGCGATCGCGTCGTTCGTGCGCACCGACCCGGAGCGGGCCCGCGAGCTGCTGCTGGAGTTCGCCGACTACACCCGCTACTCGTTTCGCAAGCACGGCGACTTCACCACGCTGTCCGCCGAGCTGGAGTCGATCGACCGCTATCTGGCGCTGGAGCGGGCCCGGTTCGGCGACCGGCTGTCGGTCACTGTGCGGGTAGCCCCCGAGGTGCTCTCGGTGGCGCTGCCGTTCCTGTGCCTGCAGCCGCTCGTGGAGAACGCCGTCCAGCACGGCCTGGCCCCGAAGCCAGGGCCGGGCAACGTGCAGGTCGTCGCCGAGGACGCCGGACCGGAGTGCCTCATTACGGTGGAGGACGACGGCATCGGCATGGACCCGGCCGAGCTGCAGCGCGTCCTGACCCGGGAGACCACGAACGACAGCATCGGCCTGGCGAACGTCGACGAACGGCTGCGGTCGGTCTACGGCGACGCCTACGGTCTGCTGATCGAGACCGCCCCGGAGGCCGGGACCAAGGTCTCGCTCCGCATACCCAAGTTCCGTTCGGGGGTGCACGCCACGTGA
- a CDS encoding acetate uptake transporter, with translation MSTQVNESTNAPGLDRPAVVEANPGAFIADPGPLGLAGFAMTTFILSVFNAHILDASLEAVVLPVALFYGGLAQLLAGMWEFKKNNTFGALAFTSYGAFWLSFAALVKFIAAGLPPATAHQAVGLYLLAWTIFTLYMTIASARTSGAVFAVFVILSLTFIFLTIGELGPNTSMTKVGGYLGLLTAIAAWYASAAGVTNATWKRTVFPTWPRA, from the coding sequence ATGTCCACGCAGGTCAACGAGAGCACTAACGCCCCCGGCCTCGACCGTCCCGCCGTGGTCGAGGCCAACCCGGGGGCCTTCATCGCCGACCCGGGCCCACTTGGACTCGCGGGCTTCGCGATGACCACGTTCATCCTCAGCGTCTTCAACGCGCACATCCTCGATGCCAGCCTCGAGGCCGTCGTCCTGCCGGTCGCGCTGTTCTACGGCGGCCTGGCCCAGCTGCTCGCCGGCATGTGGGAGTTCAAGAAGAACAACACCTTCGGCGCACTGGCGTTCACCTCGTACGGCGCCTTCTGGCTGTCGTTCGCGGCCCTGGTCAAGTTCATCGCCGCCGGCCTGCCGCCGGCCACCGCGCACCAGGCCGTCGGCCTGTACCTGCTGGCCTGGACGATCTTCACGCTGTACATGACGATCGCCTCGGCCCGGACCAGCGGCGCCGTGTTCGCCGTGTTCGTCATCTTGTCGCTGACCTTCATCTTCCTGACGATCGGCGAGCTGGGGCCGAACACGTCGATGACCAAGGTCGGTGGCTACCTGGGGCTCCTCACGGCCATCGCCGCCTGGTACGCCTCGGCCGCCGGCGTAACCAACGCCACCTGGAAGCGCACCGTCTTCCCGACCTGGCCCCGCGCCTAG
- a CDS encoding cell wall-binding repeat-containing protein yields MTRNRRRVGTCLGVLAAASAMVAAVSAVPVQAVVAAGAADSVERVFGVDRFATAISVSQSLWADHGADPTAQAGAVVLARSDDFTDALAGVPLAADRGGPLLLTPTATLHPSTEAEIKRILPPGATVYLLGGIGALSQAVADRVTADGFVPVRLGGATRIDTALAIADAQPASSDLVLLTTGLNFPDALAAGAAAGAKHGVVLLTQGSTMPAGVTKWITAHKTSASVVAAVGGPAAAAYPTADRTLVGADRYATATLVANEFFTQPAPPARFALASGVSFPDALSGGAWAATVGVPMLLTLPTTLSSATASYLTAHTATITGGVLLGGPGAVDEPTRLAAEALVLVPVPVAPVSPAASVDLGPTMSPRPDPSVTDFVVACPSGTATATVTAQAGGSVVLDGHPALTASESVTVPLAPGQAVRWTLAWPGRAAVEQQARCLPADFPAWQATRTGTPASQWYVLAPTSGTAAPAIGNPLYVVVADDYGTPVWWQSVTNYRPVDAKLSPGGGLIWAEAGIFYSLASVYHQVGWDGTAQGVVGAGAQLDQHDLVPAQGGGWYAIRYLPRDCVGTGTDCTDMTAFGGSTAATIIDCEIVKLDAAGSVVWTWKTRDHLAFAEWADLVPTSHIEQAHAVINGNDYWDIIHLNSVEDDGDGLIISSRNLDAVYRINKSDGSIDWKLGGTPTPRSLAVPGADRYPLLNSQHDARRLPNGHVTVFDNGTEGLRVPRVLEMAVDPVTLTASVVRTVRDARETSSPCCGSARPVASGGFAIAWGGTGLFTETDAAGSPVLSIDLGAVFSYRVVPVPPGEVSRATLQSGMDAMHPRPTGG; encoded by the coding sequence GTGACGCGAAACCGACGGCGGGTCGGCACCTGTCTGGGCGTGCTCGCGGCCGCATCGGCCATGGTGGCGGCGGTCTCTGCGGTGCCGGTCCAGGCCGTGGTGGCCGCGGGGGCCGCCGACTCCGTGGAGCGGGTCTTCGGGGTCGACCGGTTCGCCACCGCGATCTCTGTGTCCCAGTCACTGTGGGCGGACCACGGGGCCGACCCCACGGCCCAGGCTGGCGCGGTCGTGCTCGCGCGCTCGGACGACTTCACTGACGCGCTTGCGGGGGTGCCGCTGGCGGCCGACAGGGGCGGACCGCTGCTGCTCACGCCGACTGCCACGCTGCACCCGAGCACCGAGGCCGAGATCAAGCGCATCCTGCCTCCCGGCGCGACCGTGTACCTGCTCGGAGGCATCGGGGCGCTGAGCCAGGCAGTCGCGGACAGGGTGACCGCCGACGGGTTCGTCCCGGTGCGCCTGGGCGGTGCCACCCGGATCGACACCGCCCTCGCCATCGCCGACGCCCAACCTGCAAGCAGCGACCTGGTGCTGCTCACGACCGGCCTGAACTTCCCGGACGCCCTCGCCGCCGGGGCCGCCGCCGGCGCCAAACACGGCGTCGTCCTCCTCACGCAGGGCAGCACGATGCCCGCAGGCGTGACGAAATGGATCACTGCGCACAAGACCTCCGCGTCGGTCGTCGCGGCGGTCGGCGGGCCGGCCGCCGCGGCCTACCCCACCGCTGACCGCACCCTCGTCGGCGCTGACCGGTACGCCACCGCGACCCTGGTGGCCAACGAGTTCTTCACTCAGCCCGCCCCTCCGGCGAGGTTCGCCCTGGCCAGCGGCGTGAGCTTCCCCGATGCGCTTAGCGGCGGCGCCTGGGCGGCCACCGTCGGCGTCCCCATGCTGCTCACCCTGCCGACGACCCTGTCCTCCGCAACCGCCTCCTACCTGACCGCGCACACGGCCACGATCACGGGCGGAGTCCTGCTCGGCGGCCCCGGCGCCGTGGACGAGCCCACCCGACTCGCTGCGGAGGCCCTAGTCCTCGTCCCCGTCCCTGTCGCGCCGGTCAGCCCGGCAGCGTCCGTCGACCTCGGTCCCACCATGTCACCCCGGCCCGATCCGTCCGTGACCGACTTCGTGGTGGCCTGCCCCTCGGGGACGGCCACGGCCACCGTCACCGCTCAGGCCGGCGGCTCCGTGGTGCTCGACGGCCATCCGGCGCTCACAGCGTCGGAGAGCGTCACGGTTCCGCTGGCCCCGGGCCAGGCGGTGCGCTGGACGCTGGCCTGGCCGGGCCGAGCCGCCGTGGAGCAGCAGGCGCGCTGCCTCCCCGCGGACTTCCCGGCGTGGCAGGCCACCCGAACGGGGACTCCGGCGAGCCAGTGGTACGTGCTCGCTCCGACGTCCGGGACTGCTGCTCCCGCCATCGGGAACCCGTTGTACGTCGTCGTCGCGGACGACTACGGCACCCCGGTGTGGTGGCAGTCGGTGACGAACTATCGACCCGTCGACGCCAAACTGTCTCCCGGTGGGGGGCTGATATGGGCCGAGGCGGGCATCTTCTACTCACTGGCCTCGGTGTACCACCAGGTCGGCTGGGACGGCACCGCCCAGGGGGTCGTCGGTGCGGGAGCCCAACTGGACCAGCACGACCTAGTTCCTGCCCAGGGGGGCGGGTGGTACGCGATCCGTTACCTGCCGCGCGACTGCGTGGGGACTGGCACCGACTGCACGGACATGACGGCGTTCGGCGGCTCGACGGCCGCGACCATCATCGACTGCGAGATCGTCAAGCTGGACGCCGCAGGCTCTGTGGTCTGGACCTGGAAGACCCGTGACCACCTCGCGTTCGCCGAGTGGGCCGATCTGGTTCCCACCTCGCACATCGAGCAGGCCCATGCGGTGATCAACGGCAACGACTACTGGGACATCATCCACCTCAACTCGGTGGAGGACGACGGCGACGGCCTCATCATCTCCTCGCGCAACCTCGACGCCGTCTACCGGATCAACAAGTCTGACGGCTCGATCGACTGGAAGCTGGGTGGCACCCCAACGCCGAGGAGCTTGGCCGTCCCGGGCGCGGACAGGTATCCCCTCCTCAACTCCCAGCATGACGCGCGCCGGCTGCCGAACGGTCATGTCACGGTGTTCGACAACGGCACCGAGGGGCTGCGCGTCCCTCGCGTGCTGGAGATGGCCGTCGATCCGGTGACACTCACCGCATCGGTGGTGCGCACGGTCCGGGACGCGCGGGAGACCTCCTCTCCCTGCTGCGGCAGCGCCCGGCCGGTAGCGTCCGGCGGGTTCGCGATCGCCTGGGGTGGCACCGGCTTGTTCACCGAGACCGACGCGGCGGGCAGTCCGGTGCTGTCCATCGACCTCGGGGCCGTCTTCAGCTACCGCGTGGTGCCGGTGCCACCCGGCGAGGTGTCTCGCGCGACCCTGCAGTCGGGCATGGACGCGATGCACCCGCGGCCCACTGGCGGCTAG
- a CDS encoding oxidoreductase has product MTAPLDALAALPGVFEAVEAARGATDGLLRDLMRPELRSRVAEVGAEGLRRGAWASAVLEGAPGEQDAFHPAFPDDAHAALRHAALRVTTEVAGLAAVWQRAPLQAMARLASLAGAGLAPDAELGRPRPDPQVSSRLAALAETVTAPGRTPAVVVAAVVHGELLALAPFVVANGLVARASSRLALLAGGLDPKGVTIPEVGHLELGADAYAQALDGYRSGDPDGLAAWVGHCAQATALGARAARRVAAELTASD; this is encoded by the coding sequence GTGACTGCGCCGCTGGACGCCCTAGCCGCTCTCCCCGGGGTGTTCGAGGCGGTGGAGGCCGCACGGGGTGCCACCGATGGGCTGCTGCGCGACCTGATGCGCCCGGAGCTGCGCAGCCGGGTCGCGGAGGTCGGGGCCGAGGGGCTGCGCCGCGGGGCCTGGGCCTCGGCCGTGCTGGAGGGCGCGCCTGGGGAACAGGACGCGTTCCACCCGGCGTTCCCGGACGACGCCCATGCGGCGCTGCGGCACGCGGCGCTGCGAGTGACCACTGAGGTCGCCGGGCTGGCCGCGGTGTGGCAGCGGGCGCCGCTGCAGGCGATGGCCCGGCTGGCCAGCCTGGCCGGCGCCGGGCTGGCCCCCGACGCCGAGCTGGGCCGGCCGCGTCCCGACCCGCAGGTGAGCTCCCGGCTCGCCGCGCTGGCGGAGACCGTCACCGCCCCGGGGCGGACCCCGGCCGTCGTCGTCGCGGCCGTCGTCCACGGCGAGCTGCTCGCGTTGGCGCCGTTCGTCGTGGCCAACGGGCTGGTGGCCCGGGCATCGTCGCGGCTGGCGCTGCTCGCCGGCGGGCTGGACCCGAAGGGGGTCACCATCCCCGAGGTCGGCCATCTGGAGCTGGGAGCGGACGCCTACGCGCAGGCGCTGGACGGCTACCGCAGCGGGGACCCGGACGGGCTGGCCGCCTGGGTGGGGCACTGCGCCCAGGCGACGGCGCTGGGCGCCAGGGCCGCGCGGCGGGTGGCCGCCGAGCTGACGGCGTCAGACTGA
- a CDS encoding HAD-IB family hydrolase, with translation MSPPTTGPRAAAFFDLDKTIIAKSSSLAFSRPFYRGGLINRGAVLRSAYAQFVYLLGGADHDQMERMRAYLQEMCEGWPVEQVQAIVAETVHDLIDPLIYAEAVDLVEQHHAAGEDVVIVSSSGAEVVEPIGEMLGADHVIATRMVVEDGKYSGEIAFYAYGEHKAEAIRELAAERGYDLAACSAYSDSATDLPMLDEVGHPFAVNPDKALRAAAAERGWPVLDFATPVGLRRRTPQLPNRRVTLATVGAATAAGIVWYAGRRMGHRSV, from the coding sequence GTGTCCCCCCCGACCACCGGTCCGCGCGCTGCCGCGTTCTTCGACCTGGACAAGACGATCATCGCGAAGTCCAGCTCGCTCGCCTTCTCGCGCCCGTTCTACCGCGGGGGCCTGATCAACCGGGGCGCGGTGCTGCGCAGCGCCTACGCGCAGTTCGTGTACCTGCTCGGCGGTGCCGACCACGACCAGATGGAGCGGATGCGGGCCTACCTGCAGGAGATGTGCGAGGGCTGGCCGGTCGAGCAGGTGCAGGCCATCGTGGCCGAGACCGTGCACGACCTGATCGACCCGCTGATCTACGCCGAGGCCGTCGACCTGGTCGAGCAGCACCACGCCGCCGGCGAGGACGTAGTCATCGTCAGCTCGTCCGGCGCGGAGGTGGTCGAGCCGATCGGCGAGATGCTCGGCGCCGACCATGTCATCGCGACCCGGATGGTGGTCGAGGACGGCAAGTACAGCGGGGAGATCGCGTTCTACGCCTACGGCGAGCACAAGGCCGAGGCGATCCGCGAGCTCGCGGCCGAGCGCGGCTACGACCTGGCCGCCTGCTCAGCGTACTCCGACTCGGCCACCGACCTGCCGATGCTGGACGAGGTCGGCCACCCGTTCGCGGTCAACCCGGACAAGGCGCTGCGGGCGGCTGCGGCCGAGCGGGGCTGGCCGGTGCTGGACTTCGCCACCCCGGTGGGTCTGCGCCGCCGGACGCCGCAGCTGCCGAACCGCAGGGTCACCCTGGCCACCGTCGGCGCGGCCACCGCGGCCGGCATCGTCTGGTACGCCGGACGCCGGATGGGCCACCGCTCAGTCTGA
- a CDS encoding cation acetate symporter has protein sequence MNTGAGLAAISLVVVATVLIGVYGLRVSRTTSDFMVASRSVPPALNASAICGEYLSAASFLGVAGLVLLNGIDALWFPIGYTAGYLVLLVLVAAPLRRSGAYTLPDFAEERLRSPQVRIITAVLVVVIGWLYLLPQLEGASLTLATVTGAPRWAGATLVAVVVVVVVTAGGMRSITFTQAFQYAIKLVAISVPAIVLIAVWRGHGTPDPFHGAWAEPLAPRQGRSHPLYTTYSLVLATFLGTMGLPHVLVRFYTNPDGRAARRTTVAVLALLGLFYLWPPVYAALGRVYTPDLANSATAADTVVLVLPQRMVGGLGGELLGALVAAGAFAAFLSTASGLTVSVAGVLTQDLLKGGVRSFRLATVVAVLVPLGLTLGLRSLDLASAVGLAFAVAASTICPLLILGIWWSRLTVPGAVAGLAVGATLALAAVAATYLNIAERGWPAALLAQPAAWTVPLAFLSAITVSLLSPRRIPGHTPQLMLRLHAPEGLLAVESPV, from the coding sequence GTGAACACTGGCGCCGGGCTGGCAGCGATCAGCCTGGTCGTCGTGGCCACGGTCCTCATCGGCGTGTACGGGCTGCGGGTCTCGCGGACCACCTCGGACTTCATGGTGGCCTCCCGCAGCGTCCCGCCCGCGCTGAACGCCTCGGCCATCTGCGGCGAGTACCTGTCCGCGGCGTCCTTCCTGGGGGTCGCCGGGCTGGTGCTGCTCAACGGCATCGACGCCTTGTGGTTCCCGATCGGGTACACCGCCGGGTACCTGGTCCTGCTCGTCCTCGTCGCGGCGCCGCTGCGCCGGTCCGGCGCCTACACGCTGCCGGACTTCGCCGAGGAGCGGCTGCGGTCCCCGCAGGTCCGCATCATCACGGCCGTGCTCGTCGTCGTCATCGGCTGGCTGTACCTGCTGCCGCAGCTGGAGGGGGCCAGCCTGACCCTGGCCACGGTGACCGGGGCGCCCCGATGGGCGGGGGCCACCCTCGTCGCCGTCGTGGTCGTGGTCGTCGTGACCGCCGGCGGCATGCGCTCGATCACCTTCACCCAGGCGTTCCAGTACGCCATCAAGCTGGTCGCCATCTCGGTGCCGGCGATCGTGCTCATCGCGGTGTGGCGGGGCCACGGCACCCCCGACCCGTTCCACGGCGCGTGGGCCGAGCCGCTGGCTCCCCGCCAGGGCCGTTCGCACCCGCTGTACACCACCTATTCGCTGGTGCTGGCCACCTTCCTCGGCACCATGGGGCTGCCGCACGTGCTGGTGCGCTTCTACACGAACCCGGACGGCCGGGCCGCCCGGCGGACCACCGTGGCCGTGCTCGCCTTGCTCGGGCTGTTCTACCTGTGGCCGCCGGTCTACGCCGCGCTCGGTCGGGTCTACACGCCGGACCTGGCCAACAGCGCCACCGCCGCGGACACCGTCGTGCTCGTGCTGCCGCAGCGGATGGTCGGCGGGCTCGGCGGCGAGCTGCTCGGCGCCCTGGTGGCGGCCGGGGCCTTCGCCGCGTTCCTGTCCACGGCGAGCGGGCTGACCGTGTCGGTCGCCGGCGTCCTGACCCAGGACCTGCTCAAGGGAGGGGTGCGGTCCTTCCGGCTGGCCACCGTGGTCGCCGTGCTGGTGCCGCTGGGCCTGACCCTCGGGCTGCGGTCGTTGGACCTGGCCAGCGCCGTGGGTCTGGCCTTTGCGGTGGCGGCGTCAACGATCTGCCCCCTGCTCATCCTGGGCATCTGGTGGTCGCGGCTGACCGTGCCCGGCGCCGTCGCCGGGCTGGCGGTCGGGGCAACCCTGGCGCTGGCCGCCGTGGCCGCGACCTACCTGAACATCGCCGAGCGGGGGTGGCCGGCCGCGCTGCTCGCCCAGCCGGCCGCCTGGACGGTGCCGCTGGCGTTCCTGTCCGCCATCACCGTGTCGCTGCTGTCGCCGCGCCGGATCCCGGGACACACCCCGCAGCTGATGCTGCGCCTGCACGCCCCGGAGGGGCTGCTGGCCGTGGAGAGTCCCGTCTAG
- a CDS encoding LytTR family DNA-binding domain-containing protein, giving the protein MTEDAEAGRPAERRLRLLAVDDEPAALADLAWMLSQDPRVGSLRSADDGPTALKALQEETFDAVFLDIRMPSLDGLDVTRVLSRFAEPVPVVFVTAYEDFAIDAFELSAVDYVLKPVRQERLAEAIRRVAAATGPATGETAAEPDETIAVELGGVTRFVRRSAVRFVEAHGDYARLHTATESHLVRVSLAALEERWLPAGFVRIHRRYLVATREIVELRSDSGRASVVLNGDVELPVARRHARDVRERLLRASRPDRSRPAGGGP; this is encoded by the coding sequence GTGACCGAGGACGCCGAGGCCGGCCGCCCAGCGGAGCGCCGGCTGCGGCTGCTCGCCGTAGACGACGAACCGGCCGCGCTGGCCGACCTGGCCTGGATGCTCAGCCAGGACCCGCGGGTGGGCAGCCTGCGCAGCGCCGACGACGGGCCGACCGCGCTGAAGGCGCTGCAGGAGGAGACCTTCGACGCGGTCTTCCTGGACATCCGGATGCCCAGCCTTGACGGCTTGGACGTCACCCGGGTGCTCAGCCGGTTCGCCGAGCCGGTCCCGGTCGTCTTCGTCACCGCCTACGAGGACTTCGCGATCGACGCGTTCGAGCTCAGCGCGGTCGACTACGTGCTCAAGCCGGTGCGCCAGGAACGTCTCGCCGAGGCCATCCGCCGGGTGGCCGCGGCCACCGGTCCGGCCACGGGCGAGACGGCCGCGGAGCCCGACGAGACCATCGCGGTCGAGCTGGGCGGGGTGACCCGGTTCGTGCGCCGCTCCGCCGTGCGGTTCGTGGAGGCGCACGGCGACTACGCCCGGCTGCACACGGCCACCGAGAGCCACCTGGTCCGGGTGTCGCTGGCCGCCCTCGAGGAACGCTGGCTGCCGGCCGGGTTCGTCCGCATCCACCGGCGGTACCTCGTCGCGACCCGCGAGATCGTGGAGCTGCGCAGCGACTCGGGCCGCGCCAGCGTGGTGCTCAACGGCGACGTCGAGCTGCCGGTGGCCCGGCGGCACGCGCGGGACGTCCGGGAACGGCTGCTCCGGGCCAGCCGGCCGGACCGTAGCCGGCCGGCCGGCGGTGGGCCGTGA